One genomic region from Rosa rugosa chromosome 1, drRosRugo1.1, whole genome shotgun sequence encodes:
- the LOC133708765 gene encoding uncharacterized protein LOC133708765, with the protein MVAANLKAETLGLMEKRSALEAEMNAIIERLTQPGGPGLSGNLLNFEGFPREDIDIPAVRAERRRLAELKNDYKEITEKLDRNIQVLHSAKLAPKSSSLKPSDGQSGSVVNVGESASSANVSSNVMDVDVSVPFALVDEIADASPAAEDGLQLGDQIVKFGNVENGDNLLQKLASEAQTNQGCAVPVMVLRQGAQVNLMVTPRTWQGRGLLGCHFQIL; encoded by the exons atggtGGCGGCGAATCTGAAGGCGGAGACTTTGGGTCTGATGGAGAAGAGGAGTGCTTTGGAGGCGGAGATGAATGCCATCATCGAGCGTCTTACTCAGCCCGGCGGTCCTGGACTTTCCGGCAACCTCCTTAACTTCGAG GGGTTTCCTCGCGAGGACATTGACATCCCAGCTGTGCGAGCTGAACGGCGTCGTCTTGCTG AACTGAAAAATGATTACAAAGAGATTACGGAGAAATTGGACCGAAATATACAAGTTTTGCATTCGGCAAAGCTtgctccaaaatcatcatcccTCAAACCATCGG ATGGTCAGAGTGGTTCAGTTGTCAATGTTGGAGAATCGGCATCTTCAGCCAATGTTTCTTCGAATGTGATGGATGTGGATGTGAGCGTACCTTTTGCATTGGTTGATGAGATAGCTGATGCATCACCAGCAGCAGAGGATGGTTTACAGCTTGGAGATCAGATTGTGAAATTTGGCAATGTAGAAAATGGTGACAATTTGTTGCAGAAACTTGCTTCTGAGGCTCAAACGAATCAGGGTTGTGCTGTACCTGTCATGGTCTTAAGGCAAGGTGCCCAAGTCAACTTAATGGTGACACCTAGAACATGGCAAGGCAGGGGTCTGCTGGG GTGTCATTTCCAGATCTTGTAA
- the LOC133708756 gene encoding uncharacterized protein LOC133708756: MSGAPRVKSINVANSESRSVLGPAGNKGGAFSARKPATKPLRKTEKMVEKVTSAEDKKTQQSLSTSPQLHSLSVPSVLRRHEQLLQSNFSLNASCSSDASTDSFHSRASTGRLIRSNSVGSSRKQYVSKPRSVVSDGGLDSPPGGSQSKKRCAWVTPNTDPCYVAFHDEEWGLPVHDDKRLFELLVLSGALAELSWPLILSKKHIFREVFADFDPVAVAKLNEKKLMAPGSVASSLLSESKLRAILENARQMTKVIDEFGSFDKYIWSFVNNKPIVSRFRYPRQVPAKTPKADVMSKDLVRRGFRSVGPTVIYSFMQVAGITNDHLVSCFRFQECLNAAEGKEENATKDEAGKKTENGIESDLSVALDELSFSSDL; encoded by the exons ATGTCAGGAGCTCCAAGAGTAAAGTCTATCAATGTGGCCAATTCTGAGTCACGGTCCGTGCTTGGACCTGCTGGGAACAAGGGAGGGGCATTCAGTGCACGAAAACCAGCTACAAAGCCTCTGAGAAAGACTGAGAAAATGGTTGAGAAGGTTACATCAGCTGAAGACAAGAAAACCCAGCAATCGCTTTCTACCTCTCCTCAGTTGCATTCTCTCAGTGTTCCTTCAGTACTTCGTCGGCACGAGCAGTTATTGCAGTCTAATTTTTCACTAAATGCATCATGTTCATCTGATGCCTCTACGGATTCATTCCATAGTAGAGCATCTACTGGTAGACTGATTCGATCAAATAGTGTAGGGAGTAGTAGGAAGCAGTATGTTTCAAAACCAAGAAGTGTTGTTTCTGATGGTGGATTGGACTCTCCTCCTGGTGGTTCACAGTCAAAGAAACGGTGTGCTTGGGTGACGCCAAATACTG ATCCATGTTATGTTGCTTTTCATGATGAAGAATGGGGGCTTCCAGTACATGATGACAA GAGACTGTTTGAGCTTCTTGTCTTATCTGGTGCTTTGGCTGAACTTTCATGGCCTCTCATTCTAAGCAAAAAGCACATCTTTAG GGAAGTGTTTGCAGATTTTGATCCTGTTGCCGTCGCAAAGTTGAATGAGAAGAAGTTAATGGCACCGGGAAGTGTTGCAAGCTCCCTATTGTCTGAGTCAAAGTTGCGTGCTATCCTTGAAAATGCACGTCAAATGACCAAG GTCATAGATGAGTTTGGATCGTTCGACAAGTATATTTGGAGTTTTGTGAATAACAAGCCTATAGTTAGCAGATTCCGGTACCCTCGGCAGGTTCCGGCCAAAACCCCAAAAGCAGATGTGATGAGCAAAGATCTAGTGAGAAGGGGATTTCGTAGTGTGGGTCCCACTGTCATATACTCTTTCATGCAAGTCGCCGGAATTACAAATGACCATCTGGTTAGTTGCTTCAGATTCCAGGAGTGTCTAAACGCCGCAGAAGGGAAGGAAGAGAATGCCACCAAGGACGAGGCTGGAAAGAAAACCGAGAACGGGATAGAATCAGACTTGTCAGTTGCCCTGGACGAGTTGAGTTTCTCCTCAGACTTATAA
- the LOC133708739 gene encoding probable WRKY transcription factor 32 isoform X1: MAEHQSSDALKKNREEEDDEEFEEEDEDESDKEEENQSGIPSVELQSSGAESRDARLETLAVPQLTEKDQCAEKAVVFFGVDLTGFGVNSATNDGAQFQEPIGISHQEVLAAAPNQPAQGQIQNLQQLSSYPTSLSELSPTSVTQSISPAPSPILPEQRLSLQKVNGLCTPEEDKQISSDFKSISPVPLVKTSASDGYNWRKYGQKQVKCPPGSRSYYRCTFSECSVKKIECCDISGHITEIVYKSQHTHDPPRRSNCTREIKVASSAECVGNSVIEYPCEILNDSDLPTTSKEPIQENPIPERKRQNSNDSDGNGDVMIKEEHINEPESKRRLKKSNSEYSDSLLKPGKKPKFVVHAAGDVGISGDGYRWRKYGQKMVKGNPHPRNYYRCTSAGCPVRKHIETAVDNTSAVIITYKGIHDHDMPVPKKRHGPPSAPLVAAAAPASMNNLQIVKTDTEGHQSSTQWSVDKGAHQSSTQRLVDKGAHQSSTQRSVDKGAHQSSTQWSVDKGGELTGETLELGGEKAMESARTLLSIGFEIKPC, from the exons ATGGCCGAGCACCAGAGCTCCGATGCTCTGAAGAAAAAccgagaggaagaagatgatgaagaattcgaagaagaagatgaagatgaaagtgacaaagaagaagaaaaccaaaGCGGAATTCCTTCTGTGGAGTTACAAAGCTCTGGAGCGGAGTCGAGAGACGCGCGATTAGAAACCCTAGCGGTGCCTCAGTTAACTGAGAAGGATCAGTGTGCAG AGAAGGCGGTTGTTTTTTTTGGTGTTGATCTCACAGGTTTTGGGGTTAACTCTGCGACGAATGATGGAGCTCAATTTCAG gAGCCAATTGGGATAAGCCACCAGGAAGTTCTGGCAGCAGCACCGAACCAGCCTGCTCAGGGTCAGATACAAAATCTGCAACAGTTGAGTTCTTATCCAACTTCTTTGTCAGAACTGTCACCAACTTCTGTTACTCAATCCATTTCACCCGCTCCAAGCCCAATTCTTCCAGAACAAAGACTGTCATTGCAGAAGGTCAATGGTTTATGTACGCCTGAGGAGGACAAACAAATTTCTTCTGACTTTAAGTCTATATCGCCTGTTCCTCTTGTAAAAACATCTGCTTCAGATGGTTACAACTGGCGAAAATATGGCCAGAAGCAAGTGAAGTGTCCTCCAGGTTCGCGAAGTTATTACAGGTGCACATTTTCTGAGTGTTCTGTCAAAAAGATTGAATGCTGCGATATTTCAGGCCATATAACCGAAATTGTTTACAAAAGCCAACATACTCATGATCCCCCTCGGAGGAGTAACTGCACAAGGGAAATCAAGGTTGCATCTTCTGCTGAGTGCGTGGGCAATAGTGTTATAGAATATCCCTGCGAAATACTGAATGATTCAGACCTGCCTACGACTTCGAAAGAACCTATACAAGAAAACCCAATTCCTGAAAGAAAACGACAGAACTCAAATGACTCTGATGGTAATGGTGATGTTATGATCAAGGAGGAGCATATCAATGAACCAGAATCCAAAAGAAG ATTGAAGAAAAGTAACTCAGAATATTCAGATTCTCTCTTGAAACCTGGCAAGAAACCTAAGTTTGTAGTGCATGCAGCGGGGGATGTGGGAATATCAGGTGATGGATATAGGTGGCGCAAGTATGGACAGAAGATGGTGAAGGGAAACCCCCATCCCAG GAACTACTATAGATGCACTTCTGCTGGATGCCCTGTCCGGAAGCACATTGAAACAGCCGTAGATAACACAAGTGCCGTCATAATAACATACAAGGGGATACATGACCATGACATGCCTGTTCCAAAGAAGCGGCATGGCCCTCCGAGTGCTCCTCTTGTTGCCGCGGCTGCTCCTGCTTCCATGAACAATTTGCAGATTGTGAAAACTGATACTGAAGGACACCAATCTTCGACCCAGTGGTCAGTGGACAAGGGAGCTCACCAATCTTCGACGCAGCGGTTAGTGGACAAGGGAGCTCACCAATCTTCGACGCAGCGGTCAGTGGACAAGGGAGCACACCAATCTTCAACCCAGTGGTCAGTAGACAAGGGAGGAGAATTGACTGGTGAGACCTTAGAACTTGGAGGTGAAAAGGCAATGGAATCAGCTCGAACTCTTCTGAGCATTGGATTTGAAATCAAGCCCTGTTGA
- the LOC133708739 gene encoding probable WRKY transcription factor 32 isoform X2, protein MAEHQSSDALKKNREEEDDEEFEEEDEDESDKEEENQSGIPSVELQSSGAESRDARLETLAVPQLTEKDQCADLTGFGVNSATNDGAQFQEPIGISHQEVLAAAPNQPAQGQIQNLQQLSSYPTSLSELSPTSVTQSISPAPSPILPEQRLSLQKVNGLCTPEEDKQISSDFKSISPVPLVKTSASDGYNWRKYGQKQVKCPPGSRSYYRCTFSECSVKKIECCDISGHITEIVYKSQHTHDPPRRSNCTREIKVASSAECVGNSVIEYPCEILNDSDLPTTSKEPIQENPIPERKRQNSNDSDGNGDVMIKEEHINEPESKRRLKKSNSEYSDSLLKPGKKPKFVVHAAGDVGISGDGYRWRKYGQKMVKGNPHPRNYYRCTSAGCPVRKHIETAVDNTSAVIITYKGIHDHDMPVPKKRHGPPSAPLVAAAAPASMNNLQIVKTDTEGHQSSTQWSVDKGAHQSSTQRLVDKGAHQSSTQRSVDKGAHQSSTQWSVDKGGELTGETLELGGEKAMESARTLLSIGFEIKPC, encoded by the exons ATGGCCGAGCACCAGAGCTCCGATGCTCTGAAGAAAAAccgagaggaagaagatgatgaagaattcgaagaagaagatgaagatgaaagtgacaaagaagaagaaaaccaaaGCGGAATTCCTTCTGTGGAGTTACAAAGCTCTGGAGCGGAGTCGAGAGACGCGCGATTAGAAACCCTAGCGGTGCCTCAGTTAACTGAGAAGGATCAGTGTGCAG ATCTCACAGGTTTTGGGGTTAACTCTGCGACGAATGATGGAGCTCAATTTCAG gAGCCAATTGGGATAAGCCACCAGGAAGTTCTGGCAGCAGCACCGAACCAGCCTGCTCAGGGTCAGATACAAAATCTGCAACAGTTGAGTTCTTATCCAACTTCTTTGTCAGAACTGTCACCAACTTCTGTTACTCAATCCATTTCACCCGCTCCAAGCCCAATTCTTCCAGAACAAAGACTGTCATTGCAGAAGGTCAATGGTTTATGTACGCCTGAGGAGGACAAACAAATTTCTTCTGACTTTAAGTCTATATCGCCTGTTCCTCTTGTAAAAACATCTGCTTCAGATGGTTACAACTGGCGAAAATATGGCCAGAAGCAAGTGAAGTGTCCTCCAGGTTCGCGAAGTTATTACAGGTGCACATTTTCTGAGTGTTCTGTCAAAAAGATTGAATGCTGCGATATTTCAGGCCATATAACCGAAATTGTTTACAAAAGCCAACATACTCATGATCCCCCTCGGAGGAGTAACTGCACAAGGGAAATCAAGGTTGCATCTTCTGCTGAGTGCGTGGGCAATAGTGTTATAGAATATCCCTGCGAAATACTGAATGATTCAGACCTGCCTACGACTTCGAAAGAACCTATACAAGAAAACCCAATTCCTGAAAGAAAACGACAGAACTCAAATGACTCTGATGGTAATGGTGATGTTATGATCAAGGAGGAGCATATCAATGAACCAGAATCCAAAAGAAG ATTGAAGAAAAGTAACTCAGAATATTCAGATTCTCTCTTGAAACCTGGCAAGAAACCTAAGTTTGTAGTGCATGCAGCGGGGGATGTGGGAATATCAGGTGATGGATATAGGTGGCGCAAGTATGGACAGAAGATGGTGAAGGGAAACCCCCATCCCAG GAACTACTATAGATGCACTTCTGCTGGATGCCCTGTCCGGAAGCACATTGAAACAGCCGTAGATAACACAAGTGCCGTCATAATAACATACAAGGGGATACATGACCATGACATGCCTGTTCCAAAGAAGCGGCATGGCCCTCCGAGTGCTCCTCTTGTTGCCGCGGCTGCTCCTGCTTCCATGAACAATTTGCAGATTGTGAAAACTGATACTGAAGGACACCAATCTTCGACCCAGTGGTCAGTGGACAAGGGAGCTCACCAATCTTCGACGCAGCGGTTAGTGGACAAGGGAGCTCACCAATCTTCGACGCAGCGGTCAGTGGACAAGGGAGCACACCAATCTTCAACCCAGTGGTCAGTAGACAAGGGAGGAGAATTGACTGGTGAGACCTTAGAACTTGGAGGTGAAAAGGCAATGGAATCAGCTCGAACTCTTCTGAGCATTGGATTTGAAATCAAGCCCTGTTGA
- the LOC133708739 gene encoding probable WRKY transcription factor 32 isoform X3 yields the protein MAEHQSSDALKKNREEEDDEEFEEEDEDESDKEEENQSGIPSVELQSSGAESRDARLETLAVPQLTEKDQCAGFGVNSATNDGAQFQEPIGISHQEVLAAAPNQPAQGQIQNLQQLSSYPTSLSELSPTSVTQSISPAPSPILPEQRLSLQKVNGLCTPEEDKQISSDFKSISPVPLVKTSASDGYNWRKYGQKQVKCPPGSRSYYRCTFSECSVKKIECCDISGHITEIVYKSQHTHDPPRRSNCTREIKVASSAECVGNSVIEYPCEILNDSDLPTTSKEPIQENPIPERKRQNSNDSDGNGDVMIKEEHINEPESKRRLKKSNSEYSDSLLKPGKKPKFVVHAAGDVGISGDGYRWRKYGQKMVKGNPHPRNYYRCTSAGCPVRKHIETAVDNTSAVIITYKGIHDHDMPVPKKRHGPPSAPLVAAAAPASMNNLQIVKTDTEGHQSSTQWSVDKGAHQSSTQRLVDKGAHQSSTQRSVDKGAHQSSTQWSVDKGGELTGETLELGGEKAMESARTLLSIGFEIKPC from the exons ATGGCCGAGCACCAGAGCTCCGATGCTCTGAAGAAAAAccgagaggaagaagatgatgaagaattcgaagaagaagatgaagatgaaagtgacaaagaagaagaaaaccaaaGCGGAATTCCTTCTGTGGAGTTACAAAGCTCTGGAGCGGAGTCGAGAGACGCGCGATTAGAAACCCTAGCGGTGCCTCAGTTAACTGAGAAGGATCAGTGTGCAG GTTTTGGGGTTAACTCTGCGACGAATGATGGAGCTCAATTTCAG gAGCCAATTGGGATAAGCCACCAGGAAGTTCTGGCAGCAGCACCGAACCAGCCTGCTCAGGGTCAGATACAAAATCTGCAACAGTTGAGTTCTTATCCAACTTCTTTGTCAGAACTGTCACCAACTTCTGTTACTCAATCCATTTCACCCGCTCCAAGCCCAATTCTTCCAGAACAAAGACTGTCATTGCAGAAGGTCAATGGTTTATGTACGCCTGAGGAGGACAAACAAATTTCTTCTGACTTTAAGTCTATATCGCCTGTTCCTCTTGTAAAAACATCTGCTTCAGATGGTTACAACTGGCGAAAATATGGCCAGAAGCAAGTGAAGTGTCCTCCAGGTTCGCGAAGTTATTACAGGTGCACATTTTCTGAGTGTTCTGTCAAAAAGATTGAATGCTGCGATATTTCAGGCCATATAACCGAAATTGTTTACAAAAGCCAACATACTCATGATCCCCCTCGGAGGAGTAACTGCACAAGGGAAATCAAGGTTGCATCTTCTGCTGAGTGCGTGGGCAATAGTGTTATAGAATATCCCTGCGAAATACTGAATGATTCAGACCTGCCTACGACTTCGAAAGAACCTATACAAGAAAACCCAATTCCTGAAAGAAAACGACAGAACTCAAATGACTCTGATGGTAATGGTGATGTTATGATCAAGGAGGAGCATATCAATGAACCAGAATCCAAAAGAAG ATTGAAGAAAAGTAACTCAGAATATTCAGATTCTCTCTTGAAACCTGGCAAGAAACCTAAGTTTGTAGTGCATGCAGCGGGGGATGTGGGAATATCAGGTGATGGATATAGGTGGCGCAAGTATGGACAGAAGATGGTGAAGGGAAACCCCCATCCCAG GAACTACTATAGATGCACTTCTGCTGGATGCCCTGTCCGGAAGCACATTGAAACAGCCGTAGATAACACAAGTGCCGTCATAATAACATACAAGGGGATACATGACCATGACATGCCTGTTCCAAAGAAGCGGCATGGCCCTCCGAGTGCTCCTCTTGTTGCCGCGGCTGCTCCTGCTTCCATGAACAATTTGCAGATTGTGAAAACTGATACTGAAGGACACCAATCTTCGACCCAGTGGTCAGTGGACAAGGGAGCTCACCAATCTTCGACGCAGCGGTTAGTGGACAAGGGAGCTCACCAATCTTCGACGCAGCGGTCAGTGGACAAGGGAGCACACCAATCTTCAACCCAGTGGTCAGTAGACAAGGGAGGAGAATTGACTGGTGAGACCTTAGAACTTGGAGGTGAAAAGGCAATGGAATCAGCTCGAACTCTTCTGAGCATTGGATTTGAAATCAAGCCCTGTTGA